A DNA window from Pogona vitticeps strain Pit_001003342236 chromosome 2, PviZW2.1, whole genome shotgun sequence contains the following coding sequences:
- the LOC144587288 gene encoding uncharacterized protein LOC144587288 — protein sequence MQCGKSYLSTQQRTQTGEKPYEYMECGLSFNRNGKLSLHQKMHRGEKSYKCMECGKTFSRRDGLRLHQRAHTGEKPYECMKCGKTFSRRDHLGSHQRTHTGEELYECTECGKSFRQSNTLVLHQRTHTMENNI from the coding sequence ATGCAGTGTGGAAAGAGCTACCTGAGTACACAGCAAAGAACTCagacaggggagaaaccatatgaatacATGGAATGTGGACTGAGCTTTAATCGAAATGGTAAACTGAGTTTGCATCAAAAAATGCATAGAGGGgagaaatcatataaatgcatggaatgtggaaagacctttagtcgGAGAGATGGTCTTAGATTACATCAGAGAgctcacacgggggagaagccatatgaatgcatgaaatgtgggAAGACGTTTAGTCGAAGAGATCACCTtggttcacatcaaagaactcacacaggggaggaGCTATATGAATGCactgaatgtgggaagagcttcaggcagAGTAATACCCTAGTTTTACATCAGAGAACTCATACCATGGAAAATAATATATGA